One genomic window of Syntrophotaleaceae bacterium includes the following:
- a CDS encoding CHC2 zinc finger domain-containing protein, protein MGGSDNVREYYRLITELDIGDVARDLLAGRITQESRQRLQCDCPHHQSQSRRSLHVMLDKQGWYCFGCGVGGDVLQLVEFVQSGTVTAGQSGPMPDSHRQARDFLAGKAGMPPLSRYGLTQERLEQTENDRSFEIRVKDALTELARYYHQRLKENQEALTWLKEKYAISDETIDDLLIGFADNESGIISALRSGEHGFSKRELSATGAFRPTSQDGLNPFFEKRIIFPYWSRGRVVFMIGRKTPWTPDVNWEQGKYKKLPVHDEHQRPYVARFINNAVLFNEDCLLGKPDHIIITEGVTDCIALMQQGFPALSPVTVRIRAADWERLVPKMRGLKTVYICQDNEISEAGLKGALQTARTLAEHKIDTKLVTIPLNEPQQQARQELSRRFNLTAAVGPRELAKLLDGHSAEDIREAETLLANAKIDVNDFFASGNGKAEFEGLLSAACTPVEFGIQSLPEDAPEEERNRQLEPVLAEISAHSPLEQSRLLKLVQERLGKAVPMATLKEQVRSVQQNRRDSAKKEKKKAKRLSGSPPGSCRARVDEVLIDTELENGAPDYTAAAEAAYDWFTANGAQFFHTQTGEPFMYFDNSIYWMDSPDRGRKRQYAAMLYKHTGMVPTSNGGRTFFEVLPSLAMIRGQVRDHFSWLHSDISNFTVYFNLNNQDHEIARITPDGIEILKNGGNADGIILDGSRKMKPLKFLKEASPEEADKLLVDLLINNMTCSQGDRFLILSWLTCFLLIDFSGTRPMTRFEGSAGSGKTTASKLISALLYGEPQHKKATDAANYTDGSQNPLIVLDNIEVKQMTEDLTTFMLTSITGIAKEKRKSGTDSETVTERTKCLLNTTGIEPLCGELSEILSRSFVINFDLANQASDCFLESEVISAIQQNRDLIISAIMKRTSHVLAMIRDGAQKQVMRLLHRTMPTHG, encoded by the coding sequence ATGGGCGGTTCAGATAATGTCAGAGAATATTACCGCCTGATAACCGAACTCGATATCGGAGATGTGGCAAGGGATCTTCTGGCAGGAAGGATCACACAGGAATCCCGGCAGCGTCTCCAGTGCGATTGTCCGCACCATCAGAGCCAGTCCCGACGCTCGCTCCATGTGATGCTCGACAAACAGGGTTGGTATTGCTTCGGCTGCGGTGTGGGCGGAGATGTCCTCCAGCTCGTCGAGTTTGTTCAATCGGGAACGGTTACGGCCGGTCAATCCGGTCCCATGCCCGACAGCCATCGGCAGGCCCGTGATTTCCTCGCTGGCAAAGCCGGGATGCCGCCACTGTCGCGTTATGGCCTCACGCAGGAACGCTTGGAGCAGACGGAAAATGATCGATCGTTTGAGATTCGGGTCAAAGATGCCCTTACCGAACTGGCCCGCTACTATCACCAGCGGCTCAAGGAAAATCAGGAAGCGCTGACCTGGCTGAAGGAGAAGTACGCCATCAGCGATGAGACCATCGACGACCTGCTGATTGGTTTTGCCGACAATGAATCCGGTATCATTTCAGCTCTGCGCTCCGGCGAACATGGTTTCAGCAAACGGGAGCTTTCCGCTACAGGGGCCTTTCGCCCGACCAGTCAGGATGGGTTGAATCCGTTTTTTGAGAAACGCATCATCTTTCCATACTGGAGTCGTGGCCGTGTGGTGTTCATGATCGGCCGCAAGACACCGTGGACACCGGACGTGAACTGGGAACAGGGAAAGTACAAGAAGCTGCCGGTTCACGATGAGCATCAGCGTCCTTATGTCGCCCGCTTCATCAACAATGCGGTGCTGTTCAATGAAGACTGCCTGCTGGGCAAGCCCGATCACATCATCATTACCGAAGGTGTGACCGATTGCATCGCTCTGATGCAGCAGGGATTTCCCGCGCTCTCACCTGTAACGGTAAGAATCAGGGCCGCAGACTGGGAACGTCTGGTTCCGAAGATGCGCGGACTCAAGACCGTCTATATCTGTCAGGACAATGAAATCTCGGAGGCCGGGCTCAAGGGAGCCTTGCAGACTGCTCGCACGCTGGCCGAACACAAGATTGATACGAAGCTGGTTACCATTCCTCTGAATGAGCCCCAGCAGCAGGCTCGGCAGGAACTTTCGCGACGGTTCAACCTGACGGCGGCCGTCGGTCCCCGGGAGCTGGCCAAATTACTCGACGGCCACTCTGCCGAGGATATTCGGGAGGCTGAAACGCTGTTGGCCAACGCCAAGATCGATGTGAACGACTTCTTTGCATCCGGCAATGGTAAAGCTGAATTTGAGGGGCTGCTTTCTGCGGCCTGTACGCCGGTGGAGTTCGGCATTCAAAGTCTGCCCGAGGATGCCCCGGAGGAAGAGAGAAACCGCCAGCTCGAGCCGGTTCTGGCCGAAATTTCGGCTCATTCACCTCTGGAGCAAAGCCGTCTGCTGAAACTGGTGCAGGAACGGCTGGGTAAAGCGGTTCCAATGGCGACCCTCAAGGAACAGGTGCGATCTGTTCAGCAGAACCGACGGGACAGCGCCAAGAAGGAAAAGAAGAAAGCCAAACGCCTGAGCGGATCACCGCCCGGTTCCTGTCGCGCCCGGGTCGATGAGGTGCTGATCGATACGGAGCTGGAAAACGGTGCTCCGGATTACACCGCCGCAGCCGAAGCGGCCTATGACTGGTTTACCGCCAACGGAGCCCAGTTTTTCCACACCCAGACCGGTGAGCCGTTTATGTATTTCGACAACTCCATCTACTGGATGGATTCACCCGATCGTGGACGGAAAAGACAGTATGCGGCCATGCTCTACAAGCACACCGGTATGGTTCCGACGTCCAACGGCGGCCGTACCTTTTTCGAGGTATTGCCCAGTCTGGCAATGATTCGCGGTCAGGTGCGCGATCATTTCTCGTGGCTGCACTCGGACATTTCCAATTTTACGGTCTACTTCAACCTGAACAATCAGGACCATGAAATTGCCCGGATCACTCCCGATGGCATCGAGATTCTGAAGAACGGTGGGAACGCCGATGGGATTATTCTCGATGGTTCCCGCAAGATGAAGCCGTTGAAATTTCTGAAGGAAGCCTCGCCGGAGGAAGCCGACAAGCTGCTGGTCGATCTTCTGATCAACAATATGACCTGTTCACAGGGAGACCGCTTTTTGATTCTGTCCTGGCTGACCTGTTTTCTGCTGATCGATTTCTCGGGAACCCGGCCCATGACCCGTTTTGAAGGATCGGCCGGTTCGGGCAAGACCACCGCCAGCAAGCTGATTTCGGCGCTGCTTTACGGTGAGCCCCAGCACAAGAAAGCCACCGATGCGGCCAACTATACAGACGGTTCCCAGAACCCGCTTATCGTCCTCGACAACATCGAGGTCAAGCAGATGACCGAGGACCTGACCACGTTCATGCTGACCAGCATCACCGGCATTGCCAAAGAGAAACGCAAGAGCGGCACGGACAGCGAAACCGTAACCGAGCGGACCAAATGTCTGCTGAATACCACCGGCATCGAGCCGCTGTGCGGGGAGCTTTCCGAGATACTGTCGAGGTCCTTCGTCATCAACTTCGACCTCGCCAACCAGGCCAGCGACTGCTTTCTGGAATCGGAGGTCATCTCCGCTATCCAGCAGAACCGGGACCTGATCATCTCGGCCATCATGAAGCGAACCAGTCATGTTCTGGCGATGATCCGGGATGGAGCCCAGAAACAGGTCATGCGTCTGCTGCACCGAACCATGCCGACCCATGG
- a CDS encoding AAA family ATPase → MPRKTNSPAKLRGRIERVYYAGPKFSAGRLLTATGEEIQFAGNLFARENQPVVLLGTWATHPKYGRQFKVDAMEHDLDLNPEGLIHYLANHPDIKGIGPAKARLIVEEFGDSFEETLIESPELIASKARISLDAANRLKDEWCKNRSVNAVLAWLSAFGLTHHQVTTLVDKLGGNCLEILKADPYILIRELRGFGFKKVDKIARKLGTPKDHTPRIRAGIQYCMHEALDQGNCWVEYEDLVDQANLLLVMDNLDSRIRIEASLDNLISERLLSCESHAGRFLVALSDILKMEKDIATIFTKADASNPHFKSTRNLQKLILRQAETLNEKQLDAVHSALQHSISLISGGAGSGKSYTVSVINAVCEECDLEVVLSAPTGKAAKRLEEVSGRTGTTIHRLLGYDGKSFSKDSNNPIDADMLIIDEFSMVDVPLAWHLFNAVDFARTAIVIVGDHNQLPPVGPGNILRDLIHSNAIPTVILDKVVRQAGVLKENSTAILKGEVRKTSEASTQGCRDWYLADQFTDPGAARNFLLDLFDKRLDALGFDLIKDVQVLTPTHKGPLGTKSLNEDLQRLIQKRLWNVNVPETQPGRRSPFLKHDKVIQTRNNYDLNVMNGAIGHVIDVLPNGTLLIDFEGVAVEIEKGSPNLQDIQLAYALTIHKTQGSEFPCAVVVVHKAHSFMHHRNLLYTGVTRARKTAIVLGDRWGIRNCAKKCQVDDRKTFLSILLNNVNCPEKQSACAGAL, encoded by the coding sequence ATGCCAAGAAAAACAAACTCCCCGGCAAAACTCCGGGGAAGAATAGAGAGAGTTTATTATGCCGGGCCAAAGTTTTCCGCAGGCCGTTTGCTCACCGCCACCGGAGAGGAAATCCAGTTTGCCGGAAACCTGTTTGCCCGTGAAAATCAGCCCGTGGTCCTTTTGGGGACGTGGGCCACCCATCCGAAATATGGTCGTCAGTTCAAGGTCGATGCCATGGAGCACGATCTTGATCTGAACCCGGAAGGATTGATTCACTATCTGGCCAACCACCCGGACATCAAAGGGATTGGCCCAGCCAAAGCCCGTCTTATCGTTGAAGAGTTCGGCGATTCATTCGAGGAGACTCTGATTGAATCCCCGGAGCTCATCGCATCAAAAGCCAGAATCTCCCTCGATGCTGCTAATCGTCTCAAGGATGAATGGTGTAAAAACCGCAGCGTCAATGCCGTCCTGGCATGGCTCTCCGCCTTTGGGTTAACCCACCATCAAGTAACCACGCTGGTCGATAAGCTGGGTGGCAACTGTCTGGAAATCCTTAAAGCCGATCCGTACATCCTCATCCGGGAACTGCGTGGATTCGGCTTCAAAAAGGTCGACAAGATTGCCCGCAAACTGGGTACGCCCAAAGATCACACCCCAAGAATCCGTGCCGGTATCCAGTACTGCATGCACGAGGCGCTGGATCAGGGAAACTGCTGGGTCGAATACGAGGACCTTGTTGATCAGGCCAATCTTCTGCTGGTGATGGATAATCTGGACAGCCGCATCCGTATCGAAGCATCGCTGGACAATCTGATCAGTGAAAGACTGCTCTCCTGTGAGTCCCATGCAGGTCGCTTTCTGGTGGCGCTTTCCGATATCCTGAAAATGGAAAAGGACATCGCCACCATTTTCACCAAGGCGGATGCCTCGAACCCTCATTTCAAATCGACCCGCAATCTACAGAAGCTGATTCTTCGTCAGGCGGAAACGCTCAACGAAAAACAGCTCGATGCGGTTCACTCCGCTTTGCAGCACTCCATCAGCCTGATCTCCGGTGGTGCCGGATCGGGTAAGAGCTACACAGTATCGGTCATCAACGCGGTATGTGAAGAATGCGATCTGGAGGTGGTGCTGTCCGCCCCGACAGGCAAAGCGGCCAAGAGACTCGAGGAAGTGAGCGGTCGCACCGGAACCACCATCCATCGCCTGCTTGGCTATGACGGCAAGTCCTTTTCCAAGGACAGCAACAATCCTATCGACGCCGACATGCTTATCATCGATGAATTTTCCATGGTGGATGTTCCGTTGGCGTGGCACCTTTTCAATGCGGTCGACTTTGCCAGAACGGCCATTGTCATTGTGGGAGACCACAACCAGCTGCCGCCGGTCGGACCGGGAAATATCCTTCGGGATCTGATTCACTCAAATGCCATCCCCACGGTCATTCTGGATAAGGTGGTCAGGCAAGCCGGTGTGCTGAAGGAAAACAGCACCGCTATTCTCAAAGGAGAAGTCAGAAAGACCAGCGAGGCAAGCACACAGGGATGCCGGGATTGGTATCTGGCGGATCAGTTCACCGACCCGGGTGCCGCCCGCAATTTCCTGCTGGACCTCTTTGACAAGCGGCTCGATGCCCTTGGCTTTGATCTGATCAAGGATGTGCAGGTGTTGACTCCGACGCACAAGGGGCCGCTGGGAACCAAATCACTCAATGAAGACCTGCAGCGGCTTATCCAGAAGCGTCTCTGGAATGTGAATGTTCCGGAAACACAGCCCGGCCGCCGGTCGCCATTTTTGAAACACGACAAGGTCATTCAGACCCGCAACAACTATGACCTGAACGTGATGAATGGTGCCATCGGCCATGTGATCGATGTTTTGCCCAACGGCACGCTGCTGATTGATTTCGAGGGTGTGGCGGTTGAGATCGAAAAAGGATCGCCGAACCTTCAGGACATCCAGCTGGCCTATGCGCTGACAATCCACAAAACCCAGGGATCGGAATTTCCATGCGCTGTCGTGGTGGTCCACAAGGCTCATTCCTTTATGCATCATCGCAACCTGCTGTACACCGGTGTCACCCGTGCCCGCAAGACTGCGATTGTACTCGGTGACCGCTGGGGCATCCGCAATTGCGCCAAGAAATGTCAGGTGGATGACCGCAAGACCTTTCTATCCATTCTCTTGAACAATGTGAATTGCCCTGAAAAGCAGTCAGCTTGTGCGGGGGCATTATGA
- a CDS encoding ERCC4 domain-containing protein: protein MVTVVVDTREQEPYGFDSESVASVRKALPAGDYSIEGFETRVAVERKSMADFVSTVIRGRKRFHKELEKLRHYDAACVVVEANYRDILGACYQSDAHPNALIGTIASIIIDFGVPVYFCSDRQAACRFVEEFLMRFHRRFAQCQEKQTPRQNSGEE, encoded by the coding sequence ATGGTTACCGTTGTCGTTGATACCCGGGAACAGGAGCCTTACGGATTTGATTCGGAATCAGTCGCATCAGTCCGCAAGGCCCTCCCGGCGGGAGATTACTCCATCGAGGGATTCGAGACCCGGGTGGCGGTGGAAAGGAAGTCCATGGCGGATTTTGTTTCCACTGTCATCCGAGGCCGAAAGCGTTTTCACAAGGAGCTGGAAAAGCTCCGGCATTATGACGCGGCCTGTGTCGTCGTTGAGGCCAATTACCGGGATATTCTCGGGGCCTGCTACCAGAGCGACGCTCATCCAAACGCCCTCATAGGAACCATTGCCTCCATCATCATCGACTTCGGTGTGCCCGTTTATTTCTGTTCAGACCGTCAGGCAGCCTGCCGGTTTGTTGAAGAGTTTTTAATGCGCTTTCACCGGAGGTTCGCTCAATGCCAAGAAAAACAAACTCCCCGGCAAAACTCCGGGGAAGAATAG
- a CDS encoding DUF669 domain-containing protein, translating to MSWNNDDTMDLAQFDDDFVSADVEEKDFEAVPDGKYQVKVDRVELTRSETSGNPMLKWALKILGPTHKGRLLWRNNVIASKDNVKWLKQDLYTCGLQMDKLSDLPGKLETLLDVGLEVTKRTKNEFENIYFNRRIVLSDEDAAAPSTGHDVDDMIPF from the coding sequence ATGAGTTGGAATAACGATGACACCATGGACCTCGCGCAGTTCGACGATGATTTCGTTTCTGCGGATGTTGAAGAAAAGGACTTTGAAGCTGTTCCCGACGGGAAATATCAGGTCAAGGTCGATCGTGTGGAACTGACCCGTTCGGAAACTTCCGGCAATCCCATGCTCAAGTGGGCGCTGAAGATTCTGGGTCCCACGCATAAAGGCCGTCTGCTGTGGCGTAACAACGTCATTGCCAGCAAGGACAATGTGAAATGGCTCAAGCAGGATCTCTATACCTGCGGCCTGCAGATGGACAAACTCTCTGACCTCCCGGGCAAACTGGAAACCCTTCTGGATGTCGGGCTCGAGGTGACCAAGCGCACGAAAAACGAATTCGAGAACATCTACTTCAACCGCCGGATTGTGCTTTCGGATGAAGACGCCGCCGCACCGTCGACCGGTCACGATGTAGACGACATGATTCCGTTTTGA
- a CDS encoding ATP-binding protein, translating into MLPKSKTKPKAHLNDLTALVYGPSKIGKSTWCSHAENALFLATEPGLNALEVFEAPITCWDDLLQACAEIAEGKHDFKTIVIDTVDNAYRMCADYVCKKFKIEHESDLGYGKGYALINNEFQRVLNKLAFLPYGLILISHSHERDIETRTGKHTRIVPTLPDKARKLVTGLVDLILFCDLDMKTGDDGKPMYQRVMRTKPSPNYDAGDRTGRLPEMIPLDFPTFLKAFNQTAAGSAVSAARTKSEPATTAKPQTKE; encoded by the coding sequence ATGCTTCCAAAAAGCAAAACCAAACCGAAAGCACACCTGAACGACCTGACCGCACTGGTCTACGGTCCAAGCAAAATCGGCAAGAGCACGTGGTGCTCCCATGCTGAGAACGCCCTGTTTCTGGCCACGGAACCGGGCCTGAACGCCCTCGAAGTGTTCGAAGCGCCTATTACCTGCTGGGATGACCTTCTGCAGGCGTGTGCCGAAATTGCCGAAGGCAAACACGACTTCAAGACCATCGTCATCGACACAGTGGATAACGCTTATCGCATGTGTGCGGATTATGTCTGCAAGAAGTTCAAGATCGAGCATGAGTCCGATCTTGGCTACGGCAAAGGCTATGCCCTGATCAACAATGAGTTTCAGCGCGTTCTCAACAAGCTGGCATTTCTGCCTTATGGCCTGATCCTCATTTCCCATTCCCATGAGCGTGACATCGAAACACGCACCGGGAAACACACTCGCATTGTGCCGACCCTGCCGGACAAGGCCCGCAAGCTGGTCACCGGTCTGGTGGACCTGATCCTGTTCTGTGATCTGGACATGAAAACCGGTGACGACGGCAAGCCCATGTATCAGCGGGTGATGCGCACCAAGCCAAGCCCCAATTACGACGCCGGAGACCGTACCGGCCGACTTCCGGAGATGATCCCTCTGGATTTCCCGACCTTCCTGAAAGCTTTCAATCAAACGGCTGCCGGTTCAGCGGTGAGTGCCGCCCGGACAAAGTCGGAGCCAGCCACAACGGCTAAACCTCAAACTAAGGAGTAA
- a CDS encoding PD-(D/E)XK nuclease family protein, whose translation MSELMTTTYSMWRLFRNCRKACEYRYLRDLVPLERDHNLAFGSVIHDCLEIWHGQRELEKVLEHIDQVYANRAQDDHQLADWHLATAMMSSYSEQYPVEDFDVVALEKNFEGPIVNPDTNAASRSFVLAGKVDGLVKQDGQYFLLEHKTASQIDAGYLERLWTDFQIIIYAWYLEQTLGIRISGIIYNVLVKAKLRQSKGETEAEFETRRAELIAKSKTGKSSAKRKMPEPDDAFQQRLKDKYLEPGMFHREVLYISRDQFDELRSELWELSKAMLDARRRNTFYRNTAFCFQYGRACPYFPLCRSGENPNVIENHYQRVLPHEELRDGASEDAAPVF comes from the coding sequence ATGAGCGAATTGATGACCACCACGTATTCCATGTGGCGGCTCTTCCGCAATTGCCGCAAGGCTTGTGAATACCGCTACCTGAGGGACCTTGTTCCTCTGGAGCGGGATCACAACCTGGCTTTCGGATCAGTCATTCACGACTGTCTTGAAATCTGGCATGGCCAGCGGGAACTCGAAAAGGTTCTCGAACACATCGATCAGGTCTATGCCAACCGGGCACAGGATGATCATCAGCTCGCGGACTGGCATCTGGCCACCGCCATGATGAGTTCATACTCGGAGCAGTATCCCGTCGAGGACTTTGACGTGGTCGCTCTGGAGAAAAACTTCGAAGGCCCCATCGTCAATCCGGATACCAACGCCGCATCGAGAAGTTTCGTGCTGGCTGGCAAGGTGGACGGTCTGGTCAAGCAGGATGGTCAATACTTCCTGCTGGAGCACAAGACCGCCTCACAAATCGATGCCGGTTATCTGGAACGGCTTTGGACTGATTTCCAGATCATCATTTATGCGTGGTATCTGGAGCAGACTCTCGGCATCCGTATCTCCGGCATCATCTACAACGTGCTGGTCAAAGCCAAACTGCGCCAGAGCAAAGGTGAAACGGAAGCTGAGTTTGAAACCCGACGTGCCGAGCTGATCGCCAAATCCAAAACCGGCAAGAGCAGCGCCAAGCGCAAGATGCCCGAGCCGGATGATGCCTTCCAGCAGCGCCTCAAAGACAAATACCTCGAGCCCGGCATGTTTCACCGGGAGGTGCTCTACATCTCCCGCGATCAATTCGACGAGCTGCGCAGTGAGCTTTGGGAACTATCCAAAGCCATGCTGGATGCCCGCCGCCGCAACACCTTCTACCGCAATACGGCCTTCTGTTTTCAGTATGGACGCGCCTGTCCCTACTTCCCGCTGTGCCGGAGCGGTGAGAACCCCAACGTCATTGAAAACCATTACCAACGGGTGCTCCCGCACGAAGAGCTGCGGGATGGAGCAAGTGAAGACGCTGCCCCTGTTTTTTAA
- a CDS encoding sigma-70 family RNA polymerase sigma factor translates to MFYRNSYDGIDGYAADLIRHKARQLVGKAGLTEDDRQDLEQELMIDLLGRMKHFNPAKGKKTTFMTRIVERRISTILEARFAQCRDWRKCTASLNDPIPGGDNDSAERIEQVCSDGQMGHHGRDTNEQRQNDIRFDLERVIAALPEDLQDLCEKLQSSNMAEIAREMGVPRSTLYGKLTKLRDAFRDGGLEEYL, encoded by the coding sequence ATGTTTTATCGAAATTCCTATGACGGCATCGATGGCTATGCCGCAGACCTTATTCGGCACAAGGCAAGACAACTGGTGGGTAAAGCCGGACTGACAGAAGACGATCGGCAGGATCTCGAGCAGGAACTGATGATCGATCTGCTGGGCAGGATGAAGCACTTCAACCCGGCCAAAGGCAAAAAGACAACCTTCATGACCCGCATTGTTGAGCGGCGGATCTCGACCATTCTGGAAGCACGCTTCGCGCAATGCCGGGACTGGCGCAAATGCACCGCCTCTCTCAACGATCCCATTCCGGGCGGAGATAACGATTCCGCCGAGCGTATCGAGCAGGTCTGCAGTGATGGACAGATGGGACATCACGGCCGGGATACCAACGAGCAACGGCAGAACGACATCCGCTTCGATCTCGAACGGGTCATTGCCGCACTGCCGGAAGACCTGCAGGACCTCTGCGAAAAACTGCAGTCGAGCAACATGGCTGAAATCGCAAGGGAGATGGGCGTTCCGCGCAGCACCCTCTACGGAAAACTGACCAAGCTGCGGGACGCATTCCGGGATGGCGGATTGGAAGAATACCTCTGA
- a CDS encoding recombinase family protein, protein MLNNNNTQNGQRKTLRCAIYTRKSHEEGLDQEFNSLDAQREAAEAYIESQKLQGWKPIPYRYDDGGFSGGTMERPALQRLLADIDAGKIDVIVVYKIDRLSRSLLDFMKMIELFNEKEVSFVSVTQHFSTTDSTGRMFLGILITFAQYEREVIGERIRDKVAAAKRRGKYCGGPAVLGYDVDRENKKLLINQSEAPLIKLIFRRYTQVGSAKKVAQELNEQGYKTKSWTTKKGKERIGTEWNTAQVYRLLNNRLYIGEIAYKGKNYPAEHDALIDQNTWDKVQALLSENNRTKMSKARVKMVSPLSGVIRCGHCDSAMGITYTNKGDRRYSYYICEKDTKRAVSRCPLKRVPAGDIESVVLDQLGAVFRTPTLVAKTYFAAREIEAEERERLLVQKKELEQSLQSVRQEALKLMSPDNDDPDRNSRLPLVNQQAVDLTKQLTNVSARLKVIDTEQISEGDVSEAFQSVETFWEDLFPLERNRLIQLLVETIEIRETGIDMELKTNGLTNLVTELAGLACEVRERSNS, encoded by the coding sequence ATGCTTAACAATAACAACACGCAAAACGGCCAGCGCAAAACGCTCCGCTGCGCCATCTATACGCGGAAAAGCCACGAGGAAGGTCTGGATCAGGAATTCAATTCTCTCGATGCCCAGAGGGAGGCCGCCGAAGCCTACATCGAAAGTCAGAAGCTGCAGGGATGGAAACCTATCCCTTACCGATATGATGACGGCGGCTTTTCCGGCGGCACAATGGAACGTCCGGCGCTGCAGAGACTGCTGGCGGATATCGATGCCGGTAAGATCGATGTCATCGTCGTTTACAAGATCGACCGTCTATCTCGCTCCCTGCTGGACTTCATGAAGATGATCGAGCTCTTCAATGAAAAAGAAGTGAGCTTTGTATCCGTCACCCAGCACTTCAGCACCACCGACTCGACGGGCCGCATGTTTCTGGGAATCCTGATCACCTTTGCTCAGTATGAGCGTGAGGTCATCGGCGAGCGTATCCGGGACAAGGTGGCCGCCGCAAAACGCCGGGGAAAATACTGCGGAGGACCTGCGGTACTCGGTTACGATGTGGACCGGGAAAACAAAAAGCTGCTGATCAACCAGAGCGAGGCTCCGCTGATAAAACTCATATTCAGGCGATACACGCAGGTGGGATCAGCCAAGAAGGTGGCGCAGGAGCTGAACGAACAGGGATACAAAACCAAATCATGGACCACCAAGAAAGGCAAGGAGCGGATCGGTACCGAATGGAACACGGCTCAGGTCTACCGCCTTCTCAATAACAGGCTTTACATCGGAGAGATTGCTTACAAAGGCAAAAATTATCCGGCGGAGCATGATGCCCTGATTGATCAGAATACATGGGACAAGGTTCAGGCGCTGCTCTCGGAAAACAATCGAACCAAGATGAGCAAGGCCCGGGTGAAAATGGTCTCGCCCCTGAGCGGAGTGATCCGGTGCGGCCACTGCGACAGCGCCATGGGTATCACCTATACCAACAAGGGCGACCGGCGCTACTCCTATTATATATGTGAAAAGGATACCAAGCGGGCTGTCAGCCGATGCCCCTTGAAGCGGGTTCCTGCCGGAGACATCGAGTCGGTGGTGCTTGATCAGCTGGGAGCGGTATTCAGAACACCAACCTTGGTGGCCAAGACCTACTTTGCCGCCAGAGAGATCGAGGCCGAAGAGCGCGAACGCCTGCTGGTTCAGAAAAAGGAGCTCGAACAATCCCTGCAGAGCGTCAGGCAGGAAGCTTTGAAGCTGATGTCGCCCGACAACGACGATCCCGACCGGAATAGCCGACTGCCCTTGGTCAACCAGCAGGCCGTCGATTTGACCAAGCAGCTCACCAATGTATCGGCTCGGTTGAAGGTGATTGATACAGAGCAGATTTCCGAGGGTGATGTATCGGAAGCCTTTCAAAGCGTGGAAACCTTCTGGGAGGATCTGTTTCCCCTCGAGCGCAACCGGCTGATCCAGCTTCTGGTGGAAACCATCGAGATACGGGAGACAGGAATCGACATGGAGCTGAAAACCAACGGCCTCACAAACCTTGTCACCGAACTGGCCGGTCTGGCCTGTGAAGTCAGGGAAAGGAGTAACAGCTGA
- a CDS encoding DUF2924 domain-containing protein codes for MNDLKNKKTEPTKTSVLRQLATLQNMSLDQLREKWLDLYGTEPPQYKKQFLVKRLAHRIQELFYGGLSEQAKCHLKKVAETDPVATVIRKIPEERKSQEAILPGTRFVRIWNDQRYEVIARESGFEYDGRIFRSLSAIAREITGTRWNGKIFFGLKNSHRKKEGGPNA; via the coding sequence ATGAATGACTTGAAAAACAAAAAAACGGAGCCGACCAAGACCTCGGTGTTGAGGCAATTGGCAACGCTCCAGAACATGAGCCTTGATCAGCTCAGAGAGAAATGGCTGGACCTTTATGGAACCGAGCCACCCCAGTACAAGAAGCAGTTTCTGGTTAAACGGCTGGCGCACCGGATTCAGGAGCTCTTTTACGGCGGCCTGTCGGAGCAGGCCAAATGTCACCTGAAGAAAGTTGCCGAGACCGATCCGGTGGCAACGGTCATCCGCAAGATTCCGGAAGAACGAAAGTCACAGGAAGCCATCCTGCCGGGCACCCGATTTGTCAGGATCTGGAACGACCAGCGCTATGAGGTGATCGCCCGGGAAAGCGGCTTTGAGTACGACGGCCGCATCTTCAGGTCACTGAGCGCCATAGCGAGGGAGATCACAGGCACCCGCTGGAACGGCAAGATCTTTTTCGGCCTGAAGAACAGTCACAGAAAAAAGGAAGGTGGTCCGAATGCTTAA